In one window of Chlamydiota bacterium DNA:
- a CDS encoding bacteriophage holin, producing MQKMNVKAAAIAAGLTWAFYIVCAGWAAAAGWGGRIVDLFGSCYIGYGPTILGGVFGGIWAFFDGLVAGLIFSLIYNRVGAAR from the coding sequence ATGCAGAAGATGAACGTCAAGGCGGCGGCGATCGCGGCGGGTCTCACGTGGGCGTTCTACATCGTCTGCGCCGGGTGGGCCGCGGCTGCCGGATGGGGCGGCCGGATCGTGGATCTGTTCGGCTCCTGCTATATCGGATACGGGCCGACGATCCTGGGCGGCGTGTTCGGGGGGATCTGGGCGTTCTTCGACGGTCTTGTCGCGGGACTGATCTTCTCCCTGATCTACAACCGGGTGGGCGCCGCTCGCTGA
- a CDS encoding HAD-IA family hydrolase — translation MRQKKTCICFDFDGTIADSYHLFLEKTRHVAQELGYRPISDAQAEHLRGQHVRDIVAQFRIPYYRVPWLVLRLRAEMREGMGRVAPVEGMPGVIAALRGRGYMLGIVSSNCERIVKDFLDRHRIQVFDFLACNSNIFGKVRTLRWVLWRKQLQPAETVYIGDELRDVEASRHIGIRFGAVSWGYNTLESLKRHSPDYVFETPGEILEAFP, via the coding sequence ATGCGGCAGAAGAAAACGTGCATCTGTTTCGACTTCGATGGGACGATCGCGGACAGCTACCACCTGTTCCTCGAGAAGACCCGGCACGTGGCGCAGGAGCTCGGCTACCGGCCGATCTCCGACGCGCAGGCCGAGCATCTCCGGGGCCAGCACGTGCGCGACATCGTCGCGCAGTTCAGGATCCCGTACTACAGGGTGCCGTGGCTGGTGCTGCGCCTCAGGGCGGAGATGCGCGAGGGGATGGGGCGGGTGGCGCCGGTGGAGGGGATGCCCGGGGTGATCGCCGCGCTCAGGGGGCGGGGGTACATGCTCGGCATCGTCTCCTCCAACTGCGAGAGGATCGTGAAGGATTTCCTGGACAGGCACCGGATCCAGGTATTCGACTTCCTGGCCTGCAACTCGAACATCTTCGGCAAGGTGAGGACGCTGAGGTGGGTGCTCTGGAGGAAGCAGTTGCAGCCGGCGGAGACCGTGTACATCGGCGACGAACTGAGGGATGTCGAGGCGTCCAGGCATATCGGGATCCGTTTCGGCGCCGTCTCGTGGGGGTACAACACGCTCGAGAGCCTGAAACGACACTCCCCCGACTATGTGTTCGAGACGCCCGGGGAGATCCTCGAAGCCTTTCCCTGA